The Helicoverpa zea isolate HzStark_Cry1AcR chromosome 23, ilHelZeax1.1, whole genome shotgun sequence sequence atagcctatgccaCTCGGTTCGGTAttttcgaagcctttagggtacaaacaaacaaacaaacaaaaaatcttattaattGTATTAGTTAGTGTAAATAAGGCCATAGTTTTTAAACCGATGTTAAAGTTAGTTTTTCGTCTGATTTCAGAGTCACGGGAATGTGGGCTCAATGAACATTTCACGCAGTGCGGTAGTGCTTGTCCAACTACATGTTCAAATCTGGGGCAGAATTGCCCTATAGCGCAATGCGTTGTCGGCTGCTTTTGTGACGAAGGTTATGCAAGAAATGATGTTGGAAAATGCATACCTGTTGGTGACTGCCAGTCCCAGTAGGTATTAAAAGCCTGGTTCAGGGTAGGCGGTGCTTCCACGATGCCAAATGCGGTAGCATAAGTCATGATTTGTTTGTCTTCAGATGTTTACTTTTTGCATTTATGTAAGTTTATCATTTGCATTTATGTTACTAAGTCTAATTTAGAAGGTTTGTTGATGAAAAAATCTTCATAATCCATAATTCGAAGACCTAaaaaatttacaataaattattggaAGTACCTACAAgacgttttctttttttaccttttattaCTGACTTGCTTGAGACTTGACTGATCTAGTGGTCGCAGATTCTTTGTAATCAAGATACTTGATTTGACTTTGATGAGATGATTTGAAAGTTTGACTTTGTGCTCCGGGTGGGTAAAGCTCAAAAGATGTTGATTCAggccattttaaaataatagccAGACATGAAAAATCTGAAAAGGAAAACAGTGACAACTACAGTTGAAGTGACACTGACAGTCGTGTGTCAAAGAAAACCTCAAAAATACAAGAATCTAAACATGAGGttagaataaaagaaaaaccttTAAACTAAGACTAATAAAACTATCTAAATAGACTCGCACACGCACTATTAATAACAGAACACCATTTGGATCAgaattaatacaaaaacatgAACGCGATCAGGGTAAGTCACGAATTCTTATTGCTTCATTATACCGACTCGGTCGGAGTTTCCAttgagttttaattaaacttccaGAGTTTATGGCGTTCTGCTCCTATGGCACGCAgtgctttaacagccaattatgCTATACGACCTCTTTCGGCGGCGGCAGCGGTTCCTGTACAGAAACCTATTGAGCCCGTACCAACCACTGTAGAGTTAGATAAGTTATATAAACGGGTGGAGTTGGAAATGCGAGGTATAGACCCGGCAGTGCTGCTGAGTTACTCGTGGTTCTGTGTGGCGGCAGCTTCGCATTTGGGCATCGAAGTCACTAAGAGGTATGTTTTGAGGTTAAGTGATATTGTTATGATTGGTAGAGCTAATTACTGTTGCTATTGCTTATCATATCTAGACTGGTAACCATCCATTAGTAACCTTAATTTTGTATCTTAAAAACTACAGAAATGGCAGTAGGTCAGTGCAGTAGGTACAGTTTCAGTAAAAAAGAATAACTCTTGctaaaaatattgtgattttgttgtataaaatatctaaaaattaTCTTTTCATTGCAGTTGGGCATTAAGAAAAGCTGAAAAAGAAAGACACACCCTTCTCCGTTGTGTCCATATTTACAAGAAGCACCGAGTCCAATACGAAGTGAGATCATACTTCAGATTCATCCATCTTCAGAGGCTGACTGGTTCTACTTGCGACACATACCTAGAATATATCCAGAGGAATCTTCCAGAAGGTTGTGCACTCAAAGTAACAAAGGTTGAGTGCCAGAAACTACAGGAACACATTACACCACCAACTAATGAATAAGATTAAGTTTATATTGTAGACTTAGAATAAAATACGTTAATAGACTatgcatacaattttatttcaatcttacaattacaaaatttatttaatggCTTGTTCAAGATTACAGataaacatatttacaaacTGACTATTAGTCCCCTTACATTTAGGTCCATATTTTGAATAGGACAAATTCTACATTgagtaaatattaaaagtaggcACAATTACTAGGGTAAtatcttaattataaaaaaaagaacatctaaaattgaaataatctgTACTTCTGTACATTGAAAATAGGAAGTGCCAACTAGCTTTCATAAGAACTTTTAGTAACATATTTTCTAATGGGTTATAACTTTAAACAAAATTGTTGgaaacattttaataagtatagattatacTACAAAATTAGGTTGTCTTACTATAAAAATTTACTGTAATAAAATAGCCTAACTAAAAACTAAAGTTATGAGTTAAAAATAATGGAATTTTCTTATAATTCAGTCAACATTTGGCATCCATAGATTCTACCTATGTTGGCATCAATATCTCTTTGGCAGGGAGGttctaacactttattcatacTGCTGGTGTTTACACACTGTTACGATGAACAGGATTGCGAAGGCCAGCTCTAGAGCATGGAACATCAACATTACTGCACACCAGATATACTCCAGACGAAGTATGTATGTCTGGTATATTAGGAAGTAGCACACACCCACTGCAGAAGGTATGGTTAAGATGACTGAAAAGAACACTGGtacttctgaaaaaaaaaccaaatgttattttaaatatttagttttaataatgttattgtaataaacttttggaattatttattttaaagaaaatattttgtatatgtataaagatatttaaattgtaacatatgtgatagaaaaaaataccagAGTTCTGCTAGATCCTGGAGATGCATCAGTTCCAAATATGGGAAGCATTCTACTACCTAATTGGTAGCTGTTACTTTTTACAAGCTTTCATTTAACTCGTTACATTTTTACTTGTATGTTCCATAACATGTTAATATAGTAATATTACGTTGCTCAATGGAACAATGACAATGGAGTCAAtttactgacaaaaaaaaatgtagaggCACTTACTCTTGCTCGCTAAATTTCCTCTTCGTCCCAAAAATATGCGGATAACTTCCACAAGACATAGAGCACTAAATATCCCGGCTTCAGTTAACAGCGCGTTCTCAGGATAAGACACATTGATAGCTTTTAAAATGCCCATGGCCACTTCACACACGAAAAACATCCCAAGATAAAAACTGTTTAGATACAAAAGTATCTCATATGCTAAACTAGAATTAACATTAGTCACTTTGGACATTTTCCTGAAAGAATCAATGATGACGACTGTTTTGTTTACTTGTGTTGacgtttttacttttttgtttattcgaTCGACCGCCCGGGCGCCTGGACAACGGGGTGCCGGATACAGAAATGACGTAAGCTGTCAAAACTACGAATGAAGATTGCGCGCGCTTGTATTGATTTCCGCGTTTCGAAAGACAACCGTCTCTTCTACAatagatacctatttattttagatattacatttcaattttattggatttaaatacttttaaatagaaattaataatcaattaagTACAACCCCAATAATAAGTATGTATCATGTGAACCTGTCGTTCTTCGCTTACGAAATTAGTTGTGAAACATgcacctaatttattttatgaaagttgTTACGCTAAGGCATTATATTGTTCAtaatcataaaacatttttattagttaAGATTACCTACTCAACgg is a genomic window containing:
- the LOC124641805 gene encoding 28S ribosomal protein S10, mitochondrial, which translates into the protein MNAIRSLWRSAPMARSALTANYAIRPLSAAAAVPVQKPIEPVPTTVELDKLYKRVELEMRGIDPAVLLSYSWFCVAAASHLGIEVTKSWALRKAEKERHTLLRCVHIYKKHRVQYEVRSYFRFIHLQRLTGSTCDTYLEYIQRNLPEGCALKVTKVECQKLQEHITPPTNE
- the LOC124641806 gene encoding transmembrane protein 216-like, whose translation is MSKVTNVNSSLAYEILLYLNSFYLGMFFVCEVAMGILKAINVSYPENALLTEAGIFSALCLVEVIRIFLGRRGNLASKKVPVFFSVILTIPSAVGVCYFLIYQTYILRLEYIWCAVMLMFHALELAFAILFIVTVCKHQQYE